A region of the Bradysia coprophila strain Holo2 unplaced genomic scaffold, BU_Bcop_v1 contig_232, whole genome shotgun sequence genome:
AGTCTAAAATTCTgagataaattcatttttttatgctGGTATAGGGCACTGCGTTACGGTGTTGCGAACGTTTCATATAAAATTAGGGACCAAATGACCGTAAgaaaaatctgttcttgtgcctgttattggagtgcgttggGGCAACTCGTGAAATTgactaaaatataccgtccaaaacagatgcgtaattcacgccgtaagtgcggtcgaaattcaaaatggaaagtgcggaggtctttctaacgtagcgtcattttcatgcaaggaagcgttgaaatgtatttttcggttcactttttcatcgaatcgttcacttaaaattcgaattttaggcacacttacggcgtgaatagttatttacgtatctgttgtggacgctacattttaggcaatttcgcgagtgtagtccgaacgaagtgaaaacgtcaagcaaaagtgcttaagggactaaattacgagaaaaattccgaaatttatgACTAAGGCATGAAAATAACtttcgtttttgaaaaacgtaGTGCCGGCATAACTACAAATGTAGATTCAAAAAAGTCTAAAGTAATAAACTAAAGTAACGAGCTGGTTTCAGCTGacaaatctattttcataaagctaacacatttatAGTCGTTATAaagatttaacatttttttaacaaatgattCTGGTAAAAAGACATCAAGATTCAAGACGAATCATATGTAGTACGACGAACAACAGAGTACAATAATTTCCAAGAGCTAGATCGGAGACTTCGTTTTGGGTTGGACTATTTtaagtttatattgcataTATTTCATCGTTTTGTGAAAATGGtaatttttgtcaacaaacaattgctaaaaaaattatttttgttctcTTATTATATTTGCACAATTGGAAACTCTgcgaaaatgttaaaatttattatttcccccctcaattaaacaaacaacaacgtttccaaaatgtccgtctgtattttaattttttgatatttactCAAATGTTTTCAACTTCACTGCCTATAAAAGAAATAGCAAAGAAATTATTCTTACTCAGTATCGAAGCGACACTTCAAAATGAGATTGTGCGTATTAATTGTTGGTGTCCTCATTCCAATAGCTGTAAGTGgaataactttaaaattttcaattttttaatctaCAAGTTCTATTTTATAGTTAGTTCAAGCTGCCGACGTAGCTAGCACCAGTCAGATAACCAAACCGGCTGTTGTAAAACCTCCAGTCCAGCAAATCGTATGCTACCTAAGAGACAGATTGCTTCCATTTTGTCCACCTTGTATAGATCGATGTCCTTGCATATTTCCTGGTACTGATGTAAAGGTATATGGAAGAACTGCTGAGCGACCGCCATATTGTCCCCAATGTCCGGTAATATATTATATTATGGATCCATGTCAGTTTCTAGCCACATGTACACCTGAAATAATTCAGGCCATGGTTGATGATTCATAAGATGTtggtataaaataaaatcgctgTTACGACCTAACTGGAGtgtgtttcaatttattgctgAATATGAAACTTAAACGGAAAAGAACTAGGCGGGTGGTTCAGGTCACTTGACTGACGAAATCATCGTTCACTTAATTCCCATCAAAACAATTATGCATCAAAACTTTGGTAAACTTGAAGTTTTTGGAAGCAATAACATTCCATATAGCTTCTATTGTAATTccttattttgtttaaaccTATTAATTTTGGATGGATTTGTGTCAACTTTCGATAGTACTATCATattatatcttaatttataTCTTCGATTGGTGTGTTTTTTGTAGTCGTCCTTACCCTTCTTACCCTAGCGCGTTTGAGCTTATGTATTTtcaacagagaaatgataagcacGGCGCCTCCCAGCCGTGAGGGGTCgcgcttatcatttctctgatttgcataaattttccGTTTAAGAAGAGAGTGAAAAATGAGTACTATTTTTGGCTCTTTGTCAACTTCCTGTTGTATTTTCTCCTAAACTATGTCTTCCATTTTATTGCTTTTTTGCAGTCGTTTCAGCTTATTACAGCGCGTTCGGGCTTATGTATTTTATAGCCGCAATTTTGAGAATGgagtttgaaattaaaataggAGATTGTCTTTTGATAACTTCATCCGTCAACCGACCCATTACGTGAGACCTAGTTgtcaaaaaacaacaaacatatTTTGCTCTGCTTGTGAATTTTAGTGAGTGTTATCGAATTGTATTATATGACTCATTCTAAAAACAGGAGGCAGTTTTATTTACCCACGATAATTTCAAAAAGTATAACGAAATATGCACAGCTAGCATTTTTACAATAAACTACAAGTAAAATAGATCATTTCTGATCATACATATTTTGTACTAATGTAGTTTTagtaatttaatatttgaaaatattttcgttcgtttccattagttttgtttttcattttttgtatggaagtgTCAAATTTCGAGACAGTTTTACACTAAAATCCAATCGACTGTACatttcagagaaatgatatcGGATGGCGCTGCGCCGGTCAGTTTAAcatgaaaaaaagaattatgacataaaaacatttttttgacagGTGATGCAATgggtttcaatttttccaaaattgttGTCATAAGCATTCTATCCGGTGAGACGACGGCAGAGCCATCTGTTATTATTTCTCTGGTAAATTTAGATATTTTCTACAacaggtttgttccaaggccatatgaattgtcaaatttcatccacacaaccataacatcaaaaatatctctgtgtactgtgtaaatcgcgtaggcgacgttgctcgatttgtttgaaatatcacgtaagcgacgttgctgttgatgaaattgtcgttgttcgggttatCAAAGCTattgtttacagttacttggaacaaacctacaACATCAGTATGATTAAGAGTTTTCAAATACCTTaacttaagaaaaaaaaacaaacatcgTAAAAGCCAACTATGATAACTTTAAAATCAGTCATATATAAGCggtaaaccattatggttcgtaaagttcgtGAGTATGTTGATTTCGTAGACTttcgacataaaatatatagaacaaatgtcaaaagttaattattcaaaatttccgCGCTATCAATACCATATGAATGATATTGCAAAACGTTGAGGCTTGTCTTGGCTGCGTCCTCTCAAACACTTTATGAGGTGGCAACACTGTGGCAGCCATATTGTTATTATGTAGTCCGTTTTTTAAGCAGATGATGAAGTGACATCGACGCGGaaacatttctttaaaaaaaaactcaatagTTGTTCGGCTGTTGGTTATGAAGGAGCCTTGcgttttaatatattttgtgtttgataTTTCATGTGCGCAATTTAACAAGAGGTTTCTACAATAACTAAAGAAATcatcattaaaattattattaaaaacttGAACTGAGGTCAGAcgcttaacaaaaattttcggtgCTTTGCAGTAAAAAACAGAGGTTTgtgttaattcattttttcaattctttattTAATTCTATTGTTTGAATCACACTAAATATTGAAGATTcggttaaaaaattttcaacaacttcTAAAGTAGAAATCTTTTTGAGATGTCACATATGGCGtccttttttcttcattttgttgGATTGATTTTTATTATACACGTTTCTGCAATGATTTTAGTTTGAGTACTAAGTATCAATGGTCCAATTCAAGTCATCGTTGACTTATTTAACTTTTGTCAGTTTTTATTCCGGGAAAATTTGTAGTAGCAAATGTCGTGACTCGGTACCCCGGCTTCATTTAAATTCATAAGCGCAGCTTCGAATGCTTTTGAGAGCAGACAAGCTATCAACCGATTTTGAACTTTGATGTGGTTTAGATAAGAGTTGAGGTCAATATTTCTTGAAGACACGCATTATCTAATGCTGCAAAGCAACGTTTCTTACATGTGATTTCGTTTCTCGTTGCAGATTCTAACTTTTGGTAGTGTCCTGTTCATCCAATAAGCCCTAATATAAAAAGACAgtacaaaataactgaaaacAACTATGGATCAATTTTACGAAAGCCGTTGGAGTCTTTACAGTGGTAATTCCATAAGCACAGAGGACCTCAATTGGTCACTTCAAccaaattatttgaatatgaTGAACGACACAAATTTGATAGACAGTTGTGCGGCAGCAAGAGAAGAATTAGAATCGGTTCGCGAACGGATGTCAATGAAACAAACAAGAaagcattttcaatttttggaaacaaataattttaaaacgcAAAGAACATTGGTAGATGCAGAACAATTGGAACAATGGATTGTTTATATGGACAAATACTTAAAGGCCTTTGCACCAAACTGGAACCAAGTGGTCGAAATGGATTCAATTCAGCGTAATGTAAGTTTTGATGAGCAGTGCAAACTAAGGCAGTACATAGCATcacacaacaaaattttcagtcAAATGGTCAGAGAAGAAGATAGTAGCCGAACAAGAAAGGTTCATCATATGTATCATATGCTCCTATTGAATGCAATAGAAAAACAGTGCTTACTTGAAGAAAATCTTCAGCCTGAAGATAATTTAAAAAGCGAAACTTTTGATGGTCCAAACATTGAGTTAGATCAAACAAATAATATGGACAGCGGGCCACAGCATAATCTAGATCTTACACTCAAAAGGTCCACAGAATCTTTGGATGTAAATTCTGATTCGTGGACGACTGTTCCGTCAGATGATGGCATTCAT
Encoded here:
- the LOC119077160 gene encoding uncharacterized protein LOC119077160, whose translation is MRLCVLIVGVLIPIALVQAADVASTSQITKPAVVKPPVQQIVCYLRDRLLPFCPPCIDRCPCIFPGTDVKVYGRTAERPPYCPQCPVIYYIMDPCQFLATCTPEIIQAMVDDS